From the genome of Halomonas sp. I5-271120, one region includes:
- a CDS encoding aldehyde dehydrogenase (NADP(+)) — translation MTPEGKQLIGQRAVTANGKAIHAINPATGETLSPGYPAGSKAEVVQACELAWEAFETYRETGLEARARFLETIADEIEAIGDELIERGVAESGLPQARLQGERGRTCGQLRLFASVVRAGEWLDVRIDPALPEREPMPRIDLRQRHIALGPVAVFGASNFPLAFSVAGGDTASALAAGCPVVVKAHSAHPGTSELVGRAVQRAVAKCELPEGVFSLIYGSGNDIGQALVRDARIKAVGFTGSRNGGTALAKAAQERPEPIPVYAEMSSINPVFLLPEALNNRGKELGEAFIGSLNMGAGQFCTNPGLVIAVKGESLDAFVASAGEAVKGAAAQTMLTPGIFDAYTQGVDGLVASSHAREVARGPAGDGPNACQVGLFVAKAADFLKDEALQAEVFGATSLVVECADQAEVKRVAEHLEGQLTATLQMDDGDLDAARGLLPVLERRAGRVMANGWPTGVEVCHAMVHGGPYPATSDSRTTSVGSAAIHRFLRPVCYQNLPQELLPEALRDDNPAGVSRLVDGKREV, via the coding sequence ATGACACCGGAAGGCAAGCAACTGATCGGCCAGCGCGCCGTGACCGCCAATGGCAAGGCCATTCACGCCATCAATCCCGCCACCGGCGAGACCCTGTCGCCGGGCTATCCCGCCGGCAGCAAGGCCGAAGTCGTGCAGGCCTGTGAGCTTGCTTGGGAAGCCTTCGAGACCTACCGCGAGACCGGCCTGGAGGCGCGGGCGCGCTTCCTCGAGACCATCGCCGACGAGATCGAGGCCATCGGCGATGAGCTGATCGAGCGCGGTGTGGCCGAATCCGGCCTGCCCCAGGCCCGTCTTCAGGGCGAGCGCGGCCGTACCTGTGGCCAGCTGCGTCTGTTCGCCTCGGTGGTGCGGGCCGGCGAGTGGCTCGACGTGCGCATCGACCCGGCATTGCCCGAACGCGAACCGATGCCGCGGATCGACCTGCGCCAGCGCCATATCGCTCTGGGCCCGGTGGCCGTCTTCGGCGCCTCGAACTTCCCGCTGGCGTTCTCGGTAGCCGGCGGCGACACCGCCTCGGCACTGGCTGCCGGCTGCCCGGTGGTGGTCAAGGCTCACTCGGCCCACCCCGGCACCTCTGAGCTGGTCGGCCGTGCCGTGCAGCGGGCGGTGGCCAAGTGCGAGCTGCCCGAGGGGGTCTTCTCGCTGATCTACGGCTCTGGCAATGACATCGGTCAGGCCCTGGTCCGCGATGCCCGCATCAAGGCGGTCGGCTTTACTGGTTCGCGCAACGGCGGTACGGCGCTGGCCAAGGCGGCGCAAGAGCGCCCGGAGCCGATCCCGGTCTATGCCGAGATGAGCTCGATCAACCCGGTGTTCCTGCTGCCGGAGGCGCTGAACAATCGTGGCAAGGAACTGGGCGAGGCCTTTATCGGCTCGCTGAACATGGGTGCCGGCCAGTTCTGCACCAACCCCGGCCTGGTGATCGCCGTGAAGGGCGAGTCGCTGGATGCCTTTGTGGCGTCCGCCGGCGAGGCGGTGAAGGGCGCTGCCGCCCAGACCATGCTGACGCCGGGCATCTTCGATGCCTACACCCAGGGCGTGGATGGCCTGGTGGCCAGCAGCCATGCCCGCGAAGTGGCGCGTGGCCCGGCCGGCGACGGCCCCAACGCCTGCCAGGTCGGGCTGTTCGTCGCCAAGGCGGCCGACTTCCTGAAGGACGAAGCCCTGCAGGCCGAGGTTTTCGGTGCCACCTCACTGGTGGTCGAGTGCGCCGATCAGGCCGAAGTGAAGCGCGTGGCCGAGCATCTGGAAGGCCAGCTGACCGCCACCTTGCAGATGGATGATGGTGATCTGGACGCTGCCCGCGGCCTGCTGCCGGTGCTCGAGCGTCGTGCCGGTCGCGTGATGGCCAACGGCTGGCCGACCGGCGTCGAAGTCTGCCATGCCATGGTGCACGGCGGTCCCTATCCGGCGACGTCTGACTCACGCACCACCTCGGTGGGCAGTGCCGCGATCCATCGCTTCCTGCGCCCGGTGTGCTATCAGAACCTGCCCCAGGAGCTACTGCCCGAAGCGCTGCGTGACGACAACCCGGCTGGCGTCAGCCGTCTGGTCGACGGTAAGCGCGAGGTCTGA
- a CDS encoding DEAD/DEAH box helicase — protein sequence MTSTSVASPSFGELALLPAVLTALETLGYETPSPIQAQTIPALLEGRDMIGQAQTGTGKTAAFALPILSRIDLARREPQVLVMAPTRELAQQVAVSFTKYGQNLQGLQVATLCGGQEYREQLGALKRGAQVVVGTPGRIIDHLNRGSLKLDGLSALVLDEADEMLRMGFIDDVKRVVADTPKDAQRVFFSATLPTEIERIVNRYLVDPVKVAIESAQGTADSIDQRLVRAEGGAKLEALSRILEVEPVDGAIVFVRTRAACTTLVEQLTARGVNAAGLSGDLDQSLRERTITRLKRGKVDVLIATDVAARGLDVPRITHVINYDLPQDSEAYTHRIGRTGRAGRSGVAITFAGFRETRKVRWIEQATGQHMSDMALPDEAAIRAHRDEIFHQRVVGTLTAGSDEQRALVERMVAEGHDPVELACAFAAMARADEAPIGRLQAPKDRNNDRAARDSKPKRRDSAPREGMTRYRVAVGHKDGVKPGQLVGALANEGGIEGARIGRIDIRNAFSVVELPSSLPASILSKMARAKVGGRALEISEDSGAPERAPRRRNNDDAPVRRRSQA from the coding sequence ATGACCTCGACTTCTGTCGCCTCGCCGAGCTTCGGCGAACTGGCACTGCTGCCTGCCGTGCTGACTGCCCTCGAAACTCTGGGCTATGAAACTCCCTCTCCGATCCAGGCGCAGACCATTCCTGCCCTGCTCGAAGGCCGTGACATGATCGGCCAGGCTCAGACCGGTACCGGCAAGACCGCGGCTTTCGCGCTGCCGATCCTGTCTCGCATCGACCTCGCCCGCCGTGAGCCCCAGGTGCTGGTGATGGCTCCGACCCGCGAACTGGCTCAGCAGGTCGCCGTGTCCTTCACTAAGTACGGCCAGAATCTGCAGGGCCTGCAGGTCGCTACCCTGTGCGGTGGCCAGGAATACCGCGAACAGCTCGGCGCGCTGAAGCGTGGCGCACAAGTCGTGGTCGGCACCCCGGGCCGCATCATCGATCACCTGAATCGTGGCAGCCTGAAGCTTGACGGCCTGTCCGCGCTGGTGCTCGACGAAGCCGACGAAATGCTGCGCATGGGCTTCATCGATGACGTCAAGCGCGTCGTCGCCGATACCCCTAAAGACGCCCAGCGGGTGTTCTTCTCCGCGACCCTGCCGACCGAGATCGAGCGCATCGTCAATCGCTATCTGGTCGACCCGGTCAAGGTCGCTATCGAATCGGCCCAGGGCACTGCCGACAGCATCGACCAGCGTTTGGTGCGCGCCGAAGGTGGCGCCAAGCTCGAGGCGCTGTCGCGCATCCTCGAGGTCGAGCCGGTCGATGGCGCCATCGTCTTCGTGCGTACCCGTGCCGCTTGTACCACTCTGGTCGAGCAGCTGACCGCTCGTGGCGTCAACGCCGCTGGCCTGTCCGGTGATCTGGACCAGAGCCTGCGCGAGCGCACCATCACGCGCCTCAAGCGTGGCAAGGTCGACGTGCTGATCGCGACAGACGTGGCCGCCCGTGGCCTCGACGTGCCGCGCATCACCCACGTCATCAACTATGACCTGCCGCAGGACTCCGAAGCCTATACCCACCGCATCGGTCGTACCGGTCGTGCCGGGCGTAGTGGCGTGGCGATCACCTTCGCCGGCTTCCGCGAGACCCGCAAAGTACGCTGGATCGAGCAGGCCACCGGCCAGCACATGAGCGACATGGCGCTGCCCGACGAGGCGGCAATCCGCGCTCATCGCGACGAGATCTTCCATCAGCGTGTGGTTGGCACCCTGACCGCCGGCAGCGACGAGCAGCGTGCGCTGGTCGAGCGCATGGTCGCCGAAGGGCATGATCCGGTTGAGCTGGCCTGTGCCTTCGCCGCCATGGCTCGCGCCGACGAAGCGCCGATCGGTCGCCTGCAGGCACCGAAGGATCGCAACAACGATCGCGCCGCTCGTGATAGCAAGCCGAAGCGTCGTGACAGCGCCCCGCGCGAAGGCATGACGCGCTACCGCGTTGCCGTTGGCCACAAGGACGGCGTCAAGCCGGGCCAACTGGTCGGCGCGCTGGCCAACGAAGGTGGTATCGAAGGCGCCCGCATCGGCCGCATCGATATCCGCAATGCCTTCTCCGTGGTCGAGCTGCCGAGCAGCCTGCCCGCCAGCATCCTCAGCAAGATGGCTCGCGCCAAGGTTGGCGGCCGTGCGCTGGAGATTAGCGAAGACAGCGGCGCGCCGGAGCGCGCACCGCGCCGTCGCAACAACGACGACGCACCTGTTCGTCGCCGCTCGCAGGCCTAA